Proteins encoded by one window of Streptacidiphilus sp. PB12-B1b:
- the rpsD gene encoding 30S ribosomal protein S4, translating into MANQKRPKVKIARALGIPLTPKSVKYFEARPYPPGQHGRGRKQNSDYKVRLVEKQRLRAQYDLSETQMARAFDRARKVEGKTGEALISELETRLDSLVLRSGIARTIYQARQMVVHGHIEVNGQKVNRPSFQLKPGFVVTVRDRSKEKTPFQVAREGGNAGEGQTPKYLEVNLKALAFRLDRAPQRREVPVICDEQLVVEYYSR; encoded by the coding sequence ATGGCGAACCAGAAGCGCCCCAAGGTCAAGATCGCCCGTGCCCTGGGCATCCCGCTGACCCCGAAGTCCGTCAAGTACTTCGAGGCCCGCCCCTACCCGCCCGGCCAGCACGGCCGCGGGCGCAAGCAGAACTCGGACTACAAGGTCCGTCTGGTCGAGAAGCAGCGTCTGCGCGCGCAGTACGACCTGAGCGAGACCCAGATGGCCCGCGCGTTCGACCGCGCCCGCAAGGTCGAGGGCAAGACCGGTGAGGCGCTGATCAGCGAGCTCGAGACCCGTCTCGACTCCCTGGTGCTGCGTTCGGGCATCGCCCGCACCATCTACCAGGCCCGCCAGATGGTCGTCCACGGCCACATCGAGGTCAACGGCCAGAAGGTCAACCGTCCCTCGTTCCAGCTGAAGCCGGGCTTCGTGGTGACGGTCCGCGACCGCTCCAAGGAGAAGACCCCCTTCCAGGTCGCCCGCGAGGGTGGCAACGCCGGCGAGGGCCAGACCCCGAAGTACCTCGAGGTCAACCTGAAGGCCCTGGCCTTCCGGCTGGACCGCGCGCCCCAGCGGCGCGAGGTTCCGGTCATCTGCGACGAGCAGCTCGTCGTCGAGTACTACTCGCGCTGA
- a CDS encoding regulator — translation MIDRATRSVGNLPSPTTELVGRAGELAETARLLTESRLVTVVGPGGVGKSRLALRAAALAAPGHADGAWVVDCSAIRDAALLGHAVAEGLRLTDGTARPPADVLEDHLARRELLLVLDGCEQLVDACSALAARLLAAAPGLRVLATSRQPLDAAGEHLLPLLPLPADHPGADAVTLFVRRARAVVPRFRMTPANQDAVTALCLRLDGIPLALELAAGRLRALSVEQISERLDDRFRLLTGGSRSAVPRHRTLRTAIGWSHELCSPQERLLWARLSVFAGSFDLDAAEYVCSGRGLQADEVMPVLADLVAKSVVLREQAPADGAGGGIGTAGREEGYDGGYRLLDTLREYGAGWLHASGEEQRLRRLHRDWYVGLAAWGEIEWFSPRQALTSGRTHRAHANLRAAMDFCLGEPGEEQLALHLAGSLWYYWVGCGHLGEGRHWLELALAAGPEPTEARAKALWVTGYVATLQGDLLRARPVLEECRRQALATGDDRALAYAVHRQGCAALIGDELPRAAELFQEALWHYEKLGELNSNVLMAMFELGLALLFQGEQAQGEGWMARVLAQCELHGEQWAYTYGLFAAAYAAWLSGDLETARERARECVRLNHVFRDLVGTVLGVEVLALLATEPGPDGSPGDLREARLLQGAAHTIWGRVGIPLFGSRSFNAAHAECESRVLAGLSGAEAAESFRQGTLLELEAAVRRALDGPERTAPPTAVRLPGARRR, via the coding sequence ATGATCGACCGCGCCACCCGCAGCGTCGGCAACCTGCCGTCCCCGACCACCGAGTTGGTCGGGCGGGCCGGTGAACTCGCCGAGACCGCACGCCTGTTGACCGAATCCAGGCTGGTCACGGTGGTCGGCCCGGGCGGCGTGGGCAAGAGCCGGCTGGCGCTGCGGGCCGCAGCCCTGGCCGCGCCCGGCCACGCCGACGGCGCCTGGGTGGTGGACTGCTCAGCGATCCGGGACGCCGCGCTGCTGGGCCACGCCGTGGCCGAGGGCCTGCGGCTCACCGACGGCACCGCCCGGCCCCCCGCCGACGTGCTGGAGGACCACCTGGCCCGGCGCGAGCTGCTGCTGGTGCTGGACGGCTGCGAGCAGCTGGTGGACGCCTGCTCGGCGCTGGCCGCCCGGCTGTTGGCCGCCGCGCCCGGCCTGCGGGTGCTGGCCACCAGCCGGCAGCCGCTGGACGCCGCCGGCGAGCACCTGCTGCCGCTGCTGCCGCTGCCCGCCGACCACCCCGGCGCGGACGCGGTCACGCTGTTCGTCCGGCGCGCCCGCGCGGTCGTCCCCCGCTTCCGGATGACGCCCGCCAACCAGGACGCGGTCACCGCGCTCTGCCTGCGCCTGGACGGCATCCCGCTGGCGCTGGAGCTGGCCGCCGGGCGGCTGCGGGCGCTGTCGGTGGAGCAGATCAGCGAGCGCCTGGACGACCGCTTCCGGCTGCTCACCGGCGGTTCGCGCTCGGCCGTGCCGCGGCACCGGACGCTGCGCACCGCCATCGGCTGGAGCCACGAGCTGTGCAGCCCGCAGGAGCGGCTGCTGTGGGCGCGGCTGTCGGTGTTCGCCGGCAGCTTCGACCTGGACGCCGCCGAGTACGTCTGCTCCGGGCGCGGGCTGCAGGCCGACGAGGTGATGCCGGTCCTGGCCGACCTGGTCGCCAAGTCGGTGGTGCTGCGCGAGCAGGCCCCGGCCGACGGCGCGGGCGGCGGCATCGGCACGGCCGGGCGCGAGGAGGGCTACGACGGCGGCTACCGGCTGCTGGACACCCTGCGCGAGTACGGGGCGGGCTGGCTGCACGCCTCCGGCGAGGAGCAGCGGCTGCGCAGGCTGCACCGCGACTGGTACGTCGGCCTGGCGGCCTGGGGCGAGATCGAGTGGTTCAGCCCGCGCCAGGCGCTGACCAGCGGCCGCACCCACCGGGCGCACGCCAATCTGCGGGCGGCCATGGACTTCTGCCTGGGCGAGCCCGGCGAGGAGCAGTTGGCGCTGCACCTCGCCGGGAGCCTCTGGTACTACTGGGTCGGCTGCGGGCACCTGGGCGAGGGCCGGCACTGGCTGGAGCTGGCGCTGGCGGCCGGGCCCGAGCCCACCGAGGCCCGCGCCAAGGCGCTGTGGGTCACCGGCTACGTGGCCACCCTCCAGGGCGACCTGCTCCGGGCCCGGCCGGTGCTGGAGGAGTGCCGTCGGCAGGCGCTGGCCACCGGGGACGACCGGGCGCTGGCGTACGCCGTGCACCGGCAGGGCTGCGCCGCGCTGATCGGGGACGAGCTGCCGCGCGCCGCCGAGCTGTTCCAGGAGGCGCTGTGGCACTACGAGAAGCTGGGCGAGCTGAACAGCAATGTGCTGATGGCCATGTTCGAGCTGGGCCTGGCCCTGCTGTTCCAGGGCGAGCAGGCGCAGGGCGAGGGCTGGATGGCGCGGGTGCTGGCCCAGTGCGAGCTGCACGGCGAGCAGTGGGCGTACACCTACGGGCTGTTCGCGGCGGCGTACGCGGCCTGGCTGAGCGGTGACCTGGAGACCGCCCGGGAGCGGGCCCGGGAGTGCGTGCGGCTGAACCACGTGTTCCGGGACCTGGTCGGGACGGTGCTCGGGGTGGAGGTGCTGGCGCTGCTGGCGACCGAGCCCGGGCCCGACGGCAGCCCGGGCGACCTGCGCGAGGCCCGGCTGCTGCAGGGCGCCGCGCACACCATCTGGGGCCGGGTGGGCATCCCGCTGTTCGGCTCGCGCAGCTTCAACGCGGCGCACGCGGAGTGCGAGTCCCGGGTGCTGGCCGGGCTGTCCGGGGCCGAGGCCGCCGAATCGTTCCGCCAGGGCACGCTGCTGGAGCTGGAGGCCGCCGTCCGCCGGGCGCTGGACGGCCCGGAACGCACCGCGCCCCCGACAGCCGTGAGGCTGCCGGGGGCGCGGCGGCGGTGA
- a CDS encoding DUF948 domain-containing protein has translation MSGGEVAGLVVAVFWAVLVTLLCVVLVRLAGALRQATVLVAAVTERTVPLLDEAAETLRAANDQLVRVDAITADVQDAAANAHALSSTMAATLGGPLVKLSAFSYGVRSAVARQRAAGNPERLLPQQTERELIARMVKAEVRAATAKRGIFARLLTKRG, from the coding sequence GTGTCGGGTGGAGAGGTCGCGGGCCTCGTCGTCGCCGTGTTCTGGGCCGTGCTGGTGACGCTGCTCTGCGTGGTGCTGGTCCGGCTCGCCGGGGCGCTGCGGCAGGCCACCGTGCTGGTCGCCGCCGTCACCGAGCGGACGGTGCCGCTGCTGGACGAGGCCGCCGAGACCCTGCGGGCCGCCAACGACCAGCTGGTGCGGGTGGACGCGATCACCGCCGACGTCCAGGACGCCGCCGCCAACGCCCACGCGCTCTCCTCCACCATGGCGGCGACGCTCGGCGGGCCGCTGGTGAAGCTCTCCGCCTTCAGCTACGGGGTCCGCAGCGCCGTCGCCAGGCAGCGCGCCGCCGGGAACCCGGAGCGGCTGCTGCCGCAGCAGACCGAGCGCGAGCTGATCGCCCGCATGGTCAAGGCCGAGGTGCGGGCCGCCACCGCCAAGCGCGGGATCTTCGCCCGCCTGCTCACGAAGAGGGGATGA
- the alaS gene encoding alanine--tRNA ligase, giving the protein MESAEIRRRWLRFFEERGHTVVPSASLIADDPTLLLVPAGMVPFKPYFLGEVRPPFSRATSVQKCVRTPDIEEVGKTTRHGTFFQMCGNFSFGDYFKEGAIRYAWDLLTLPLDDGGYGLDPERLWITVYLDDDEAETIWREKIGVPAERIQRLGKKDNFWSMGVPGPCGPCSEINYDRGPEFGAEGGPAVNDERYVEIWNLVFMQFERGAGDGKEDFPILGDLPAKNIDTGLGLERLAMILQGVQNMYETDTLRVVMDTATELTGVRYGAAHASDVSLRVVADHMRTSVMLIGDGVTPGNEGRGYVLRRIMRRAIRNMRLLGAPGLVVGELVDTVISTMGKQYPELENDRKRIESVALGEETAFNQTLKAGTTILDGAVAETKSSGGSVLAGDKVFQLHDTYGFPYDLTLEMAAEQGVSVDEEGFRRLMKEQRDRAKADAKAKKMGHADVSAYREVADASGTTDFIGYTGVLGEATVVGLLVDGVPAPAAHEGDEVEVILDRTPFYAEGGGQLADHGRIRLDSGTVVEVRDVQQPVKGLTVHKGTVLVGEVVLGASAYAQVDDERRRAVSRAHSATHLTHQALRDALGPTAAQAGSENAPGRFRFDFGSPAAIPGSVLTDVEQKINEVLARELDVTAEILTMDEARKQGAIAMFGEKYGDAVRVVTIGDYSKELCGGTHVANTAQLGLVKLLGESSIGAGVRRVEALVGVDAYRFLAREHTVLAQLTELVKGRPEELPEKISGMLGKLKDAEKEIERFRAEKVLQAAAGLAAQAEDVAGTALVAARVADGTSADDLRKLVLDVRQRLSGGRPAVVAAFTVANGRPLAVIATNEPARERGIKAGALVRTAAKALGGGGGGKDDVAQGGGTDPNAVDQAVAAVRHQVGQA; this is encoded by the coding sequence ATGGAGTCGGCTGAGATCCGCCGCCGCTGGCTGCGATTCTTCGAGGAGCGCGGCCACACCGTCGTCCCCTCGGCGTCGCTGATCGCAGACGACCCGACGCTGCTGCTGGTCCCGGCCGGCATGGTGCCGTTCAAGCCGTACTTCCTCGGCGAGGTCAGGCCGCCCTTCAGCCGCGCCACCAGCGTGCAGAAGTGCGTCCGCACGCCGGACATCGAGGAGGTCGGCAAGACCACCCGGCACGGCACCTTCTTCCAGATGTGCGGCAACTTCTCCTTCGGGGACTACTTCAAGGAGGGGGCGATCCGGTACGCGTGGGACCTGCTCACCCTCCCGCTCGACGACGGCGGCTACGGGCTGGACCCGGAGCGGCTGTGGATCACCGTCTACCTGGACGACGACGAGGCCGAGACCATCTGGCGGGAGAAGATCGGCGTCCCGGCCGAGCGGATCCAGCGCCTGGGCAAGAAGGACAACTTCTGGTCCATGGGCGTCCCCGGCCCCTGCGGTCCCTGCTCGGAGATCAACTACGACCGGGGCCCGGAGTTCGGCGCCGAGGGCGGCCCGGCCGTCAACGACGAGCGCTACGTGGAGATCTGGAACCTGGTCTTCATGCAGTTCGAGCGCGGTGCGGGCGACGGCAAGGAGGACTTCCCGATCCTCGGCGACCTGCCCGCCAAGAACATCGACACCGGCCTCGGCCTGGAACGCCTGGCGATGATCCTGCAGGGCGTGCAGAACATGTACGAGACCGACACGCTGCGGGTGGTCATGGACACCGCCACCGAGCTGACCGGCGTCCGGTACGGCGCCGCGCACGCCTCGGACGTCTCGCTGCGCGTGGTCGCCGACCACATGCGCACCTCGGTGATGCTGATCGGCGACGGGGTCACCCCCGGCAACGAGGGCCGCGGCTACGTGCTGCGCCGGATCATGCGCCGCGCCATCCGCAACATGCGGCTGCTCGGCGCGCCCGGGCTGGTCGTCGGCGAGCTGGTCGACACCGTGATCAGCACCATGGGCAAGCAGTACCCGGAGCTGGAGAACGACCGCAAGCGCATCGAGAGCGTCGCGCTGGGCGAGGAGACCGCGTTCAACCAGACGCTGAAGGCCGGGACGACCATCCTGGACGGCGCCGTCGCCGAGACCAAGTCCTCCGGCGGCTCGGTGCTGGCCGGGGACAAGGTGTTCCAGCTGCATGACACCTACGGCTTCCCCTACGACCTCACCCTGGAGATGGCCGCCGAGCAGGGCGTCTCCGTGGACGAGGAGGGCTTCCGCCGGCTCATGAAGGAGCAGCGGGACCGTGCCAAGGCCGACGCCAAGGCGAAGAAGATGGGCCACGCCGACGTCTCGGCCTACCGTGAGGTGGCCGACGCCTCCGGCACCACCGACTTCATCGGCTACACCGGCGTCCTGGGCGAGGCCACCGTGGTGGGCCTGCTGGTGGACGGCGTCCCGGCCCCGGCCGCGCACGAGGGCGACGAGGTCGAGGTCATCCTGGACCGCACCCCCTTCTACGCCGAGGGCGGCGGCCAGCTGGCCGACCACGGCCGGATCCGGCTGGACTCCGGCACCGTCGTCGAGGTCCGCGACGTGCAGCAGCCTGTCAAGGGGCTGACCGTGCACAAGGGCACGGTGCTGGTCGGCGAGGTGGTGCTGGGCGCCTCCGCGTACGCGCAGGTGGACGACGAGCGCCGACGCGCGGTCTCCCGCGCCCACTCGGCGACGCACCTGACCCACCAGGCGCTGCGGGACGCGCTCGGCCCGACCGCCGCCCAGGCCGGTTCGGAGAACGCCCCCGGCCGCTTCCGCTTCGACTTCGGCTCCCCGGCCGCCATCCCCGGCTCGGTGCTCACCGACGTCGAGCAGAAGATCAACGAGGTGCTGGCGCGCGAGCTGGACGTCACCGCCGAGATCCTGACCATGGACGAGGCCCGCAAGCAGGGTGCGATCGCCATGTTCGGCGAGAAGTACGGCGACGCGGTCCGGGTGGTCACCATCGGCGACTACTCCAAGGAGCTGTGCGGCGGCACGCACGTCGCCAACACCGCGCAGCTGGGCCTGGTCAAGCTGCTCGGCGAGTCCTCCATCGGTGCGGGCGTGCGCCGGGTCGAGGCGCTGGTCGGCGTGGACGCGTACCGGTTCCTGGCCCGCGAGCACACCGTGCTGGCGCAGCTGACCGAGCTGGTCAAGGGCCGTCCGGAGGAGCTGCCGGAGAAGATCTCGGGCATGCTCGGCAAGCTCAAGGACGCCGAGAAGGAGATCGAGCGCTTCCGCGCCGAGAAGGTGCTGCAGGCCGCCGCCGGGCTGGCCGCGCAGGCCGAGGACGTGGCCGGAACCGCGCTGGTCGCCGCCCGGGTGGCGGACGGCACCTCCGCGGACGACCTGCGCAAGCTGGTGCTGGACGTCCGGCAGCGGCTGAGCGGCGGGCGCCCGGCCGTGGTCGCGGCGTTCACCGTGGCCAACGGCCGCCCGCTGGCGGTGATCGCCACCAACGAGCCGGCGCGCGAGCGCGGCATCAAGGCCGGTGCGCTGGTCCGCACCGCCGCCAAGGCCCTCGGCGGGGGCGGCGGCGGCAAGGACGACGTCGCCCAGGGCGGCGGCACCGACCCGAACGCCGTGGACCAGGCCGTCGCGGCCGTGCGGCACCAGGTCGGCCAGGCGTGA
- the ruvX gene encoding Holliday junction resolvase RuvX, with amino-acid sequence MTEQGSGSGQDSGQGSGFRRGRRIGVDVGDARIGVASCDPDGMLATPVETVPAGPGSQARLVAIAEEYDAVEVVVGLPRSLNGGEGPAAAKVRTYAAELASLLAARPDAVPVRLVDERMSTVTAAQGLRASGVKSKKGRSVIDQAAAVVILQSALEGEKTSGRPPGQLVGPVG; translated from the coding sequence GTGACCGAGCAGGGTTCCGGCTCCGGGCAGGACTCCGGGCAGGGCTCCGGCTTCCGGCGGGGGCGGCGGATCGGCGTGGACGTGGGCGACGCCCGGATCGGGGTGGCCTCGTGCGACCCCGACGGGATGCTGGCCACCCCCGTCGAGACCGTCCCCGCCGGGCCCGGCTCGCAGGCGCGGCTGGTCGCCATCGCCGAGGAGTACGACGCCGTCGAGGTGGTGGTCGGGCTGCCGCGTTCGCTCAACGGGGGCGAGGGCCCGGCCGCCGCCAAGGTCCGGACGTACGCGGCGGAGCTGGCGTCGCTGCTGGCGGCCCGTCCGGACGCGGTGCCGGTGCGGCTGGTGGACGAGCGGATGTCCACGGTCACCGCGGCCCAGGGGCTGCGGGCGTCCGGGGTGAAGTCCAAGAAGGGCCGCTCGGTGATCGACCAGGCGGCGGCGGTGGTGATCCTGCAGAGCGCGTTGGAGGGGGAGAAGACCAGCGGTCGGCCCCCGGGGCAGCTGGTCGGTCCGGTGGGCTGA
- the mltG gene encoding endolytic transglycosylase MltG, translating into MTDQGRGYGSEPWGQDPYGNGVPPVPAPVGPPQPHPGWGAPVQAADPYQAAPGQGGPYGPGPYQGQPGQPHPQQPQHPQQPQHPQYQQPQYPQQPQYVQPGYPQQGYPQPGYPQPGYPQGYPQPQQVQQPQPPQHQQPPQPQQTQTQAQAQPPAAPVLGPDGIDWEAEAAALEAEAAGAPAEDSADDYGEPGEPGEAAPESYDDSQHDSYDEDADGYTPFLRAPDESRTGERRRKQSGRAERKRSGVACLGMSLLLVVALGGASFYGYRFYEKRFGPPPDYVGQGVGKVTVDIPVSATGTQMGQALFSAGVVKSVGAFVAAYNKNSNATGIQSGTYTVPTHMSAADAITFLLSENGGDTLIIPEGKRASQIYTLVDAKLGVKAGTTAAVAKADVAQLNLPSYANGDIEGFLWPTRYPVSPGMKPLDLLKAMVSNAVQEYQTLNLDAGASAVKLKSGYQVLIEASILQAEGNNVTDFGKIARVLYNRLNTNVTYGKLGLDTTLEYYLNAPHFTNAQKNTITSSYNTYVSAGLPAGPISNPGEEALQAVLNPTPGNWAYFIAMSPTNTQFAETFAQFKVYVQQYCTANHEGFDPVAGACD; encoded by the coding sequence ATGACCGACCAGGGCCGGGGCTACGGCTCCGAACCGTGGGGCCAGGACCCGTACGGCAACGGTGTCCCACCGGTACCCGCTCCCGTCGGACCGCCGCAGCCGCACCCCGGTTGGGGCGCGCCGGTGCAGGCCGCCGACCCGTACCAGGCCGCCCCCGGCCAGGGCGGACCGTACGGCCCCGGCCCGTACCAGGGCCAGCCCGGCCAGCCGCACCCGCAGCAGCCGCAGCATCCCCAGCAGCCGCAGCACCCCCAGTACCAGCAGCCGCAGTACCCCCAGCAGCCGCAGTACGTCCAGCCCGGCTACCCGCAGCAGGGCTATCCCCAGCCCGGCTATCCCCAGCCGGGCTACCCGCAGGGCTATCCCCAGCCCCAGCAGGTCCAGCAGCCGCAACCGCCGCAGCACCAGCAGCCGCCGCAGCCCCAGCAGACCCAGACCCAGGCCCAGGCCCAGCCGCCGGCCGCCCCGGTGCTCGGGCCCGACGGCATAGATTGGGAGGCCGAGGCCGCCGCGCTGGAGGCGGAGGCCGCGGGCGCCCCCGCGGAGGACTCCGCCGACGACTACGGCGAGCCCGGCGAGCCCGGCGAGGCCGCCCCGGAGTCGTACGACGACTCCCAGCACGACAGCTACGACGAGGACGCGGACGGCTACACCCCCTTCCTGCGCGCGCCCGACGAGAGCCGCACCGGCGAGCGCCGCCGCAAGCAGAGCGGCCGGGCCGAGCGCAAGCGCAGCGGTGTGGCCTGCCTGGGCATGTCGCTGCTGCTGGTGGTCGCCCTCGGCGGCGCCTCCTTCTACGGCTACCGCTTCTACGAGAAGCGCTTCGGCCCGCCGCCGGACTACGTCGGCCAGGGCGTCGGCAAGGTCACCGTGGACATCCCCGTCTCCGCGACCGGCACCCAGATGGGCCAGGCCCTGTTCTCCGCCGGGGTGGTCAAGAGCGTCGGCGCGTTCGTCGCCGCGTACAACAAGAACTCCAACGCGACCGGCATCCAGTCCGGCACCTACACCGTGCCCACGCACATGTCCGCCGCCGACGCGATCACCTTCCTGCTGAGCGAGAACGGCGGGGACACGCTGATCATCCCCGAGGGCAAGCGGGCGTCGCAGATCTACACGCTCGTCGACGCCAAGCTCGGCGTGAAGGCCGGGACCACCGCCGCCGTCGCCAAGGCGGACGTGGCCCAGCTCAACCTGCCCTCCTACGCCAACGGCGACATCGAGGGCTTCCTGTGGCCCACCCGCTACCCGGTCAGCCCCGGCATGAAGCCGCTGGACCTGCTGAAGGCGATGGTGTCCAACGCCGTCCAGGAGTACCAGACGCTGAACCTGGACGCCGGGGCCTCCGCGGTGAAGCTGAAGTCGGGCTACCAGGTGCTGATCGAGGCCAGCATCCTGCAGGCCGAGGGCAACAACGTGACCGACTTCGGCAAGATCGCCCGGGTCCTCTACAACCGGCTGAACACCAACGTCACCTACGGCAAGCTGGGGCTGGACACCACACTGGAGTACTACCTGAACGCCCCGCACTTCACCAACGCGCAGAAGAACACCATCACCTCCAGCTACAACACCTACGTCAGCGCCGGGCTGCCGGCCGGGCCGATCAGCAACCCGGGTGAGGAGGCGCTGCAGGCGGTGCTGAACCCGACGCCGGGCAACTGGGCCTACTTCATCGCCATGAGCCCCACCAACACCCAGTTCGCCGAGACCTTCGCCCAGTTCAAGGTGTACGTGCAGCAGTACTGCACGGCCAACCACGAGGGCTTCGACCCGGTCGCGGGGGCGTGCGACTGA
- a CDS encoding shikimate dehydrogenase, translated as MRAAVLGSPVAHSLSPVLHRAAYRALGLADWRYDRFEVDEAGLPGFLAALDTGGGGWAGLSLTMPLKRAVIPLLDEVGPVALAVDAVNTVVFHPDGRRTGDNTDVPGLVAALRERGVRRVESAAVLGAGATASSALAALGQVCDGEVTAYVRGPERAAQMQALGDRLGVKVATAPWERAAEAFDRPLTVSTTPVGATDALAGALPERPGTLFDVLYHPWPTPLAAAWAERGGTVLGGLDLLVHQAVLQCEQFTGVRPGPLAAMRAAGEAALAGP; from the coding sequence ATGCGCGCCGCCGTGCTGGGCTCGCCCGTCGCCCACTCGCTCTCGCCGGTGCTGCACCGCGCCGCCTACCGGGCGCTGGGGCTGGCCGACTGGCGCTACGACCGGTTCGAGGTGGACGAGGCCGGGCTGCCCGGCTTCCTCGCCGCGCTGGACACCGGCGGCGGGGGCTGGGCCGGGCTGTCGCTGACCATGCCGCTGAAGCGGGCGGTGATCCCGCTGCTGGACGAGGTCGGCCCGGTGGCGCTGGCGGTGGACGCGGTCAACACCGTGGTGTTCCATCCCGACGGCCGCCGCACCGGCGACAACACCGACGTCCCCGGGCTGGTGGCGGCGCTGCGCGAGCGCGGGGTGCGGCGGGTGGAGTCGGCGGCGGTGCTCGGCGCGGGCGCCACCGCCTCCTCGGCGCTGGCCGCCCTGGGTCAGGTCTGCGACGGCGAGGTGACCGCGTACGTGCGCGGCCCGGAGCGCGCGGCGCAGATGCAGGCGCTGGGCGACCGGCTGGGCGTGAAGGTCGCCACCGCGCCCTGGGAGCGCGCCGCCGAGGCGTTCGACCGCCCGCTGACCGTCTCCACCACCCCGGTCGGGGCGACGGACGCGCTCGCCGGAGCGCTCCCGGAGCGCCCCGGAACCCTGTTCGACGTCCTCTACCACCCGTGGCCGACGCCGCTGGCCGCCGCCTGGGCAGAGCGTGGCGGAACCGTCCTCGGCGGCCTGGACCTGCTGGTCCACCAGGCCGTTCTGCAGTGCGAGCAGTTCACCGGAGTCCGCCCGGGACCGCTGGCGGCGATGCGCGCGGCCGGCGAGGCGGCGCTGGCGGGTCCGTAG
- the aroC gene encoding chorismate synthase, producing MGTLRWLTAGESHGPALVATLEGLPAGVPVTSEVVADALARRRLGYGRGARMKFEQDQVTFLGGVRHGLTLGSPVAVMVGNTEWPKWDQVMSADPVDPEILAGLARNEALTRPRPGHADLAGMQKYSLDESRPILERASARETAARVALGAVARSYLKETCGIELVSHVVELGAAKAPAGVLPLPADEARLDADPVRCLDADAAKRMVAEIDQAHKDGDTLGGVVEVLAYGLPPGLGSHVHWDRRLDARLAAALMGIQAIKGVEVGDGFELARVPGSQAHDEILPGPDGVRRASGRSGGTEGGLSTGELLRVRAAMKPIATVPRALATIDVRTGEPAKAHHQRSDVCAVPAAGIVAEAMVALVLADAVCEKFGGDNVSETRRNVQGYLDHLIVR from the coding sequence TTGGGTACCTTGCGCTGGCTGACGGCGGGAGAGTCGCACGGCCCCGCACTCGTGGCGACACTGGAGGGCCTTCCGGCCGGTGTGCCCGTCACCTCCGAGGTGGTCGCCGACGCGCTGGCGCGTCGCAGGCTGGGCTACGGCCGCGGCGCTCGGATGAAGTTCGAGCAGGACCAGGTGACCTTCCTGGGCGGCGTGCGGCACGGCCTGACCCTGGGCAGCCCGGTCGCGGTCATGGTCGGCAACACCGAGTGGCCCAAGTGGGACCAGGTCATGTCGGCCGACCCGGTCGACCCGGAGATCCTGGCCGGACTGGCCCGCAACGAGGCGCTGACCCGGCCCCGGCCCGGCCACGCCGACCTGGCCGGCATGCAGAAGTACTCGCTGGACGAGTCCCGGCCGATCCTGGAGCGCGCCAGCGCCCGGGAGACCGCCGCCAGGGTCGCGCTCGGCGCGGTCGCCCGCTCGTACCTCAAGGAGACCTGCGGCATCGAGCTGGTCTCGCACGTCGTGGAGCTGGGCGCGGCCAAGGCCCCCGCCGGGGTGCTGCCGCTGCCCGCCGACGAGGCCCGGCTGGACGCCGACCCGGTGCGCTGCCTGGACGCGGACGCCGCCAAGCGCATGGTCGCCGAGATCGACCAGGCCCACAAGGACGGCGACACCCTGGGCGGCGTGGTGGAGGTCCTGGCCTACGGCCTGCCGCCGGGCCTGGGCTCGCACGTGCACTGGGACCGCCGGCTGGACGCCCGGCTGGCCGCCGCGCTGATGGGCATCCAGGCGATCAAGGGCGTCGAGGTCGGCGACGGCTTCGAGCTGGCCCGCGTCCCCGGCTCCCAGGCCCACGACGAGATCCTCCCCGGCCCGGACGGGGTGCGCCGCGCCTCCGGCCGCTCCGGCGGCACCGAGGGCGGCCTGTCCACCGGCGAGCTGCTGCGGGTCCGCGCCGCGATGAAGCCCATCGCCACCGTCCCGCGCGCGCTGGCCACCATCGACGTGCGCACCGGCGAGCCGGCCAAGGCCCACCACCAGCGCTCCGACGTCTGCGCGGTGCCCGCCGCCGGGATCGTCGCCGAGGCGATGGTCGCCCTGGTGCTCGCCGACGCGGTCTGCGAGAAGTTCGGCGGCGACAACGTCAGCGAGACCCGCCGCAACGTGCAGGGCTACCTCGACCACCTGATCGTGCGATGA
- a CDS encoding shikimate kinase, which produces MSGEPVEPVAPVVVLVGPPGSGKSTVGAVLAARLGAEYRDTDADIVAAAGKPIADIFVDDGEPHFRELEAAAVRAALAGHAGVLALGGGAVLRADTRELLAGHRVAFLEVGQHDAIKRVGLDAPRPLLIGNPRARWRELMEQRRPLYTEVARAVVATDGLTPDQVADAVLEALELEKA; this is translated from the coding sequence ATGAGCGGCGAGCCGGTGGAGCCGGTGGCACCGGTGGTGGTGCTGGTCGGGCCGCCCGGGTCCGGCAAGTCCACGGTGGGCGCGGTGCTGGCCGCCCGGCTGGGCGCGGAGTACCGCGACACCGACGCCGACATCGTCGCGGCGGCCGGGAAGCCGATCGCCGACATCTTCGTGGACGACGGGGAGCCGCACTTCCGCGAGCTGGAGGCGGCGGCGGTCCGCGCCGCCCTGGCCGGGCACGCGGGCGTGCTGGCGCTGGGCGGCGGCGCGGTGCTGCGCGCCGACACCCGCGAGCTGCTGGCCGGGCACCGGGTGGCCTTCCTGGAGGTCGGCCAGCACGACGCGATCAAGCGGGTCGGCCTGGACGCCCCGCGTCCGCTGCTGATCGGCAACCCCCGGGCGCGCTGGCGGGAGCTCATGGAGCAGCGCCGCCCCCTGTACACCGAGGTCGCCCGGGCGGTGGTCGCCACCGACGGCCTGACGCCCGATCAGGTCGCCGACGCGGTCCTCGAAGCACTGGAGCTGGAGAAGGCATGA